A single Penaeus vannamei isolate JL-2024 chromosome 22, ASM4276789v1, whole genome shotgun sequence DNA region contains:
- the LOC113814504 gene encoding uncharacterized protein: protein MKEKTGNILMKDEEIKQRWKDYFTELLNNETRYQRLEEVEPVEGPIPNIEMAEVKAAIKGSKSNKGSGRSEVCVEMMKTLGAFVTGWTFELLESIWKAEKMPQDWKIILERVIDQRLRGKFNIYEYQFGFMTGRSTKDAIFIMRQVQEKFLEGNRKLYYCFVDLVQAYDRTLILFVSCRTPSGLSPLSFSVFDSHGHTDIENGTKWITGEYVKDIKNDEH, encoded by the exons ATGAAAGAGAAAACTGGAAATATTTTGATGAAGGATGAAGAGATAAAGCAGAGATGGAAAGATTACTTCACGGAGTTGTTAAATAACGAAACCCGATACCAAAGACTAGAGGAAGTAGAACCAGTGGAAGGACCAATACCAAACATAGAGATGGCCGAAGTGAAGGCAGCTATCAAGGGGAGTAAAAGTAACAAAGGAAGTGGAAGATCAGAAGTTTGTGTTGAAATGATGAAAACACTGGGTGCTTTTGTTACTGGGTGGACGTTTGAACTGTTAGAAAGTATATGGAAAGCAGAAAAAATGCCGCAGGATTGGAAGATAA TACTAGAAAGAGTAATAGACCAGAGACTCAGAGGAAAATTTAATATCTATGAATACCAATTTGGTTTTATGACGGGAAGAAGCACGAAGGATGCCATATTCATTATGAGACAAGTGCAGGAAAAGTTTTTAGAGGGCAACCGTAAACTGTATTACTGCTTCGTCGACCTTGTGCAAGCGTATGACAGG ACACTGATCCTTTTTGTGTCATGTCGTACTCCATCAGGGCTCAGCCCTTTGTCCTTTTCTGTTTTTGATAGTCATGGACACACTGACATAGAAAATGGAACAAAGTGGATTACAGGTGAATATGTCAAAGACATAAAGAATGATGAGCACTAG
- the LOC113814503 gene encoding uncharacterized protein → MKVYKTALKPVLLYGTVRRKEENLLERTEMRMVRWIAGISLRERRESADIRRMAGICCIREKAREARLRYIGHVKRGAEEDPVRRAMEMEMRGRRSVGRQRKRWKDTVKNMHCKRRNSRSGSQ, encoded by the coding sequence ATGAAGGTCTATAAGACTGCCTTAAAGCCTGTCCTCTTATATGGGacagtgagaaggaaggaggagaatttgCTGGAGAGGACGGAGATGCGAATGGTTCGATGGATAGCAGGGATCTcactgagagaaagaagagagagtgccGACATTCGCAGAATGGCAGGAATATGCTGTATAAGGGAGAAGGCTCGCGAAGCCCGTTTGAGATATATCGGCCATGTGAAAAGAGGAGCTGAAGAAGATCCGGTTAGAAGAGCAATGGAAATGGAGATGAGAGGCAGGCGGAGTGTaggaaggcaaaggaagaggtggaaagataCTGTCAAAAATATGCACTGTAAAAGAAGAAACTCAAGatcaggaagtcagtag